One Streptomyces sp. NBC_00554 DNA segment encodes these proteins:
- the mtrA gene encoding two-component system response regulator MtrA: MMSFMKGRVLVVDDDTALAEMLGIVLRGEGFEPSFVADGDKALAAFRESKPDLVLLDLMLPGRDGIEVCRLIRAESGVPIVMLTAKSDTVDVVVGLESGADDYIVKPFKPKELVARIRARLRRSEEPAPEQLAIGDLVIDVAGHSVKRDGLSIALTPLEFDLLVALARKPWQVFTREVLLEQVWGYRHAADTRLVNVHVQRLRSKVEKDPERPEIVVTVRGVGYKAGPS; this comes from the coding sequence ATGATGTCGTTTATGAAGGGACGAGTCCTTGTCGTCGATGACGACACCGCACTGGCCGAGATGCTCGGCATTGTGTTGCGTGGTGAAGGTTTTGAGCCGTCTTTCGTAGCCGACGGCGACAAGGCGCTGGCCGCTTTCCGTGAGAGCAAGCCCGATCTGGTGCTCCTGGACCTGATGCTTCCCGGCCGGGACGGTATCGAGGTGTGCCGCCTGATCAGGGCGGAGTCCGGGGTGCCGATCGTGATGCTCACGGCGAAGAGCGACACCGTCGATGTCGTGGTGGGCCTCGAGTCCGGCGCCGACGACTACATCGTGAAGCCGTTCAAGCCAAAGGAGCTGGTTGCGCGGATCAGGGCGCGGCTGCGCCGTTCCGAGGAACCGGCGCCGGAGCAGCTGGCCATAGGCGATCTTGTCATCGACGTGGCCGGTCACTCTGTGAAGCGGGACGGGCTGTCGATCGCGCTGACGCCGCTGGAGTTCGATCTCCTGGTGGCGCTGGCCCGCAAGCCGTGGCAGGTGTTCACGCGGGAGGTGCTCCTCGAGCAGGTGTGGGGCTACCGGCACGCGGCGGACACCCGCCTGGTCAACGTCCATGTCCAGCGGCTGCGCTCCAAGGTCGAGAAGGACCCGGAGCGGCCGGAGATCGTGGTGACCGTCCGTGGCGTCGGTTACAAGGCCGGACCGAGCTGA